In the genome of Bacteroidota bacterium, the window GCAAAAAAACTGATAGCGGTTTTGTACAGCCACTTTCCCGATAGCAAAATCAACTTCGACCTTGAAGACTGTGATAAAATACTGAGGGTAGAAGGTAGAAATGTTGCCCCGCACCATGTGGTATCACTGGTTGAAAAAATGGGGTTTAATTGCGCTGAATTAGAGTAAAGACTAAAACGGCCAATAATTACGGGATAATTTTTTTAACAGGGCAGTTTATCTGCCCTTTAGGCTTTTTTTTGACTTGCAGCTTGTTGGGCAAATGCTCGCGCAAAACAAATTATAATTATTAAAGAGTAGAGTGATGACAGAAAATAAGAAAAGCTTTATTAGCAGGGCGGGCAAATTAATAGCCCAATCGCTAAATGGCGAAGAACAGGATTATACAGAAGGCAGCATACCAAAAGCAGTCTTTTTGCTGGCCATTCCCATGATATTAGAGTTGAGCTTAGAAAGTGTATTTGCGGTAGTAGATATGTTTTTTGTGGGCAAGCTGGGTAAAAATGCGATTACCACTGTAGGACTAACAGAATCGGTAATAACCTTGGTGTATTCAATAGCCATGGGATTAAGCATTGGAGCTACCGCAGTGGTTGCCCGCCGTGTGGGAGAGAAGAACCCGCAGGCAGCAGCGCAAGCAGGTGCACAGGTGCTGATAATAACCCTGATAGTTACAGCCATTGTAAGCATAATAGGAGTTGTGTTTGCTTCGGATGTGCTAACGCTAATGGGGGGTAATGAAGAAGTGGTAAGGGAAGGTACCGTATTTACCCAAATTATGTTTGGAGGCAGTTTGGCTATTATGCTATTGTTTATTATCAACGGTATATTCCGTGGAGCAGGCGATGCTACCATGGCAATGAAAAGCCTGTGGATTGCCAGCGTTATTAATATTATCCTTTGCCCCATATTCATTAATATTTGGGGTTTAAAAGGTGCAGCTATAGCAACGGTTATTGGCCGTAGCACAGGGGTACTTTACCAATGCTACCATTTGTTTAACGGTAAAGGAACAATAAGACTGTTAAAAGAATACTTTACGGTAGATATGACGGTAGTAAAATCGCTGCTAAATGTAGCGTGGCCGGCTACTTTACAGTTTTTTATTGCCAGCGGAAGCTGGATTGTACTTACCCGTTTGGTAGCCGAAACCGGAGGTACTAATGCTTCTGCGGGTTATCAAATTGCCATCCGTAACGTAATATTTTTTATCCTGCCAGCATGGGGGCTTAGCAATGCCGCAGCAACGCTGGTAGGGCAAAACCTTGGCGCAAACAAGTTAGACAGGGCTGAAAAGAGTGTAATCCTTACAGCAAAGTACAATGCCATATTTATGAGTATTGTAATGCTGCTGTTTTTATTCTTCTCAGTGCCCATTATCGGGTTGTTTTCAAAAGAAGCCGAGGTGATAGCCTATGGAGCTGAAGCTTTGCAAATAATAGGAGCGGGGTACATCTTTTACGGTATCGGCATGGTAATGACTCAGGCATTGAACGGTGCTGGCGATTCAAGAACTCCAACAATCATTAACTTTATTGGTTTTTGGGTATTCCAGATACCGCTTGCGTATTTCTTGGCAAAAGGATTAGACCTTAAAACAACAGGGGCATTTATTGCAGTACCCGTTGCTGAAACATTGATAGCCATTATTGCTTGGTACTATTTTAAGCGAGGCAAGTGGAAAGAAGTGAAAGTGTAACACAAGTATCGATTATAAATAAGAACAGCCTGCGGTATGCACCGCAGGCTGTTTCTATTTATAGAAGTGCTATAATTATTTGGCCACCTTTTGCACTACATTAACACCGGGGGCGTTAATGTGCAAAATGTATAAGCCTTTAGCTACCTCTTCTGTATTAAGTTCAGTTACAGTGCCTGTAAATGCAGTTTCGGCTACCAGTTTACCATCAAGAGTAAACAACTTCACAGTAGCATTTTCAAAAGTTTGCTCACCTTTGTCAACATAAATAGTATTGGTAAAGGGCACAGGATAAACTTTTAAGCCTGCTTGCTCAGGGGTAAATACATTTAGCTTACCATCTTCGCCTACGCTAAGAGATGAAGTAAATACATTATCGCCCGCATCGGCAGAACCGTTGTTGTTGGTTGCCAAAAATGCACCGTAAAAAGTAACAGGTCCGCTTCCGGCAGCAGGAGCAGTCCATGTAAACGTCCATGTTTTGCTACCGCCTAAGGCTGAAGTTCCTGTAAACGAGTGGGTAATGTATTTGTTGCTGCTAACTTGTGTATTAGCATCAGCAGTGCCCATAGTACCAGCCGCTGTACCGTTTGCTTTTTGCGGCGAAACTTGGAAACCAAATTTAGATACACTTGCTTGGGTAATTGAAGCAGTTATTTGGTATTGGGTACCTGGAACATACCCTGTAGAAGGAATATTGCTGGAAATCATGCTTGCGCGTGGGGTAACAGTACCGCCGTGGCAACCGTTTTGTGAGCAGGTAGCGCCATCAAACGGCGACCCTGAGTTGCCTTGTGGGGCACCTGTAGCATTGCTATGCCCTACATTGGGGTTGATAGAAATGATAACAAAGCTAAAAATAGCAATTACAATAAATGTGTAGATGTACTTCATACAGTTTTCAAAATTTTAAGTAAAATAAAAAATCCTTGTCAAACTTTGACAAGGATTTTATAAAAAACGTTGGTACGTGTAATGTTAAATTATTGGTGAGAGCTCAAATACTTAGCTACACCTTCGGCATCAGCAACCATACCGTCTTGGCCTTTTTCCCAATCAGCAGGGCATACTTCGCCTTTTTCTTCGTGGAAAAGTAGTGCATCAACCATACGCAAAGTTTCATCAACACTGCGACCCAATGGCAAATCGTTTACCACTTGGTGGCGCACGGTACCTTCTTTATCAATTAAGAACAAACCACGGTAAGCAACAGCTTCGTCACCTTTATCGCTCACAAATACCATGTGTCCTTCTTCGTTGTAGTCGTAATGACCGGCCAATACACCATAGTTCATAGCGATGGTTTTTTCCAAATCAGCTACCAACGGGAAAGTAACGCCTTGGATACCGCCTTTATCTTGAGGAGTA includes:
- a CDS encoding peroxiredoxin; the protein is MSVLVGKKAPYFEADAVVNGGDFAEKFSLAQYIGQKHVVFFFYPLDFTFVCPTEILAFQKRLADFEARGVQVVGCSIDSKFSHWAWLNTPQDKGGIQGVTFPLVADLEKTIAMNYGVLAGHYDYNEEGHMVFVSDKGDEAVAYRGLFLIDKEGTVRHQVVNDLPLGRSVDETLRMVDALLFHEEKGEVCPADWEKGQDGMVADAEGVAKYLSSHQ
- a CDS encoding T9SS type A sorting domain-containing protein, with the protein product MKYIYTFIVIAIFSFVIISINPNVGHSNATGAPQGNSGSPFDGATCSQNGCHGGTVTPRASMISSNIPSTGYVPGTQYQITASITQASVSKFGFQVSPQKANGTAAGTMGTADANTQVSSNKYITHSFTGTSALGGSKTWTFTWTAPAAGSGPVTFYGAFLATNNNGSADAGDNVFTSSLSVGEDGKLNVFTPEQAGLKVYPVPFTNTIYVDKGEQTFENATVKLFTLDGKLVAETAFTGTVTELNTEEVAKGLYILHINAPGVNVVQKVAK
- a CDS encoding MATE family efflux transporter, which produces MTENKKSFISRAGKLIAQSLNGEEQDYTEGSIPKAVFLLAIPMILELSLESVFAVVDMFFVGKLGKNAITTVGLTESVITLVYSIAMGLSIGATAVVARRVGEKNPQAAAQAGAQVLIITLIVTAIVSIIGVVFASDVLTLMGGNEEVVREGTVFTQIMFGGSLAIMLLFIINGIFRGAGDATMAMKSLWIASVINIILCPIFINIWGLKGAAIATVIGRSTGVLYQCYHLFNGKGTIRLLKEYFTVDMTVVKSLLNVAWPATLQFFIASGSWIVLTRLVAETGGTNASAGYQIAIRNVIFFILPAWGLSNAAATLVGQNLGANKLDRAEKSVILTAKYNAIFMSIVMLLFLFFSVPIIGLFSKEAEVIAYGAEALQIIGAGYIFYGIGMVMTQALNGAGDSRTPTIINFIGFWVFQIPLAYFLAKGLDLKTTGAFIAVPVAETLIAIIAWYYFKRGKWKEVKV